One segment of Thermosipho africanus Ob7 DNA contains the following:
- a CDS encoding class I SAM-dependent DNA methyltransferase: MMKSYEYYDRIAYMYDEMYNNKKWLTLRKAVEHYMDKIINMKSARVLDVGSGTGYWLEYFLNKGFSVYALEPSSKMIEFAKEKFKDKVKYFNTTIESFDSDDKFDILNIQGDVLSYVEDLDLVMKKLSNIINKDGLLFATVDSYYYMRKLVKKYGSRREMEIFEKYHITTVGSQYGVFNSRCFTLEDIKELEKYGFQVLEIRGCGYSDNLEKEIEKSYNIVLGEHIYFSLRYLK, translated from the coding sequence ATGATGAAATCATATGAATACTATGACAGAATAGCTTATATGTATGATGAAATGTATAATAACAAGAAATGGTTAACATTGCGAAAGGCTGTAGAGCATTATATGGATAAAATAATAAATATGAAAAGTGCTAGAGTTCTTGATGTTGGAAGTGGAACTGGTTATTGGCTTGAATATTTTTTAAATAAGGGTTTTTCTGTGTATGCTCTTGAGCCATCTTCAAAAATGATAGAGTTTGCCAAGGAAAAGTTTAAAGATAAAGTAAAATACTTCAATACTACTATAGAAAGTTTTGACAGTGATGATAAGTTCGATATTTTAAATATTCAGGGAGATGTATTAAGTTATGTTGAAGACTTAGATTTAGTTATGAAAAAACTCTCTAATATTATTAACAAAGATGGATTGTTATTTGCGACGGTAGATAGTTATTACTATATGAGAAAGTTAGTGAAGAAATATGGAAGTAGACGTGAAATGGAAATATTTGAAAAGTATCATATAACTACTGTTGGTTCACAATACGGGGTTTTTAATTCTAGATGTTTTACATTAGAAGATATAAAAGAACTTGAAAAATATGGTTTTCAAGTTTTAGAAATTCGTGGTTGTGGTTATTCGGATAATTTAGAAAAAGAAATTGAAAAGTCATATAATATTGTGCTTGGAGAACATATTTATTTTTCACTACGATATTTAAAATAA
- a CDS encoding DMT family transporter, with translation MITLSISFVKIIKLQRKERVNIKVIISGIAMSVIFGLSFLFTKNALDFTTPYNFLSIRFLFASLSFLILFALKIIKIKNTKKLYKLLIVAFFQPILYFIFETNGLKFASSSEAGILIATIPIFITFLSPFILKEKVPKINYLFVFLSFSGVLLIMGLNVNEGFKGKILILFAVFSAVFYNFASKYFSKEFSPQEVTFVMMITGWIFFTILALINRELNYNVISNKNVFISAIYLGIFSSTIAFFLINYMLSKVSPVQSSIFSNLTTVVSVIAGFFIRHERITFNHIIGMSLIILGVWGVNYFKYRSEK, from the coding sequence ATCATCACTTTATCTATATCTTTTGTTAAAATTATAAAATTACAACGAAAGGAGAGAGTTAATATAAAGGTTATAATCTCAGGAATTGCAATGTCAGTAATTTTCGGGCTTTCATTTTTATTTACAAAAAATGCACTTGATTTTACAACTCCATATAACTTTCTATCAATAAGATTTTTATTTGCATCTTTATCATTTTTAATATTATTTGCTTTAAAAATAATAAAGATTAAAAATACCAAAAAATTATATAAATTACTTATCGTTGCTTTTTTTCAACCGATTCTATATTTTATTTTTGAAACAAACGGTTTAAAATTTGCTAGTTCATCTGAAGCAGGAATTTTAATTGCTACAATACCAATTTTTATAACATTTTTATCACCGTTTATTTTGAAAGAAAAAGTTCCCAAAATAAATTACTTATTTGTATTTTTAAGTTTTTCTGGTGTACTACTAATAATGGGATTAAATGTTAATGAAGGATTTAAAGGAAAGATTTTAATCTTGTTTGCTGTGTTTTCTGCTGTTTTTTACAATTTTGCATCAAAATATTTTTCTAAAGAATTTTCACCACAAGAAGTAACGTTCGTTATGATGATAACTGGTTGGATTTTTTTTACAATTCTTGCTTTAATAAACAGAGAATTAAATTATAATGTAATATCAAATAAAAATGTTTTTATCTCGGCCATATACCTGGGCATTTTTTCATCAACAATTGCATTCTTTTTAATAAACTATATGCTTTCAAAAGTTTCTCCTGTTCAATCATCAATATTTTCAAATTTAACTACTGTTGTCTCCGTTATTGCTGGATTTTTTATTAGACACGAAAGAATAACCTTTAATCATATTATTGGAATGTCGCTTATTATATTAGGTGTTTGGGGAGTAAATTATTTTAAATATCGTAGTGAAAAATAA
- a CDS encoding SLC13 family permease, whose protein sequence is MIPKIISLVIFFLTYYLIIFGKGNKAVIAFSMGLLISLVKVSDTLRVSNVGSFIDFNTLGILLGMMIIVGILKTTGLFQAIAIYIVKKSNGNLIYIFVSTLIAVAILSSVLDNVTTLLLFSPIIIYICQEIEIKPETFLFPMIFAANIGGTATMIGDPPNILVGSASGTSFLKFLLVMIVPSLISLFLTILYFLYTLKELKLVKKDKLNIVMESDPKKAIVDYNLLKKGLLIFVLVIVGFFIHEYLDYEAALIALTGSAVMLMISKKDFDEISSEIEWDTLFFFVGLFAIVKALEDVHVIQDITNLIFNFTSHPYILILIVLWGSGILAAFMGAVPVVTIFIPIAKALVGTFPNSDLLWWALALGASFGGNGTISGAASNMVIVGMIENNFNRKIKFAKFMKLGMKIATLGLLVSSLYLYLLLKL, encoded by the coding sequence ATGATTCCTAAAATCATATCATTAGTTATTTTCTTTTTGACATATTATTTAATTATTTTTGGAAAAGGAAACAAAGCAGTAATCGCTTTTAGCATGGGCCTATTAATTTCTCTAGTTAAAGTTTCAGATACTTTGCGTGTGTCTAATGTTGGGAGCTTTATAGATTTTAATACATTAGGTATTTTACTTGGAATGATGATAATTGTAGGCATACTTAAAACAACTGGATTATTTCAGGCAATAGCGATATATATAGTTAAAAAGTCTAACGGAAATCTTATATATATATTTGTTTCTACATTAATAGCAGTTGCAATATTATCTAGTGTTTTAGATAATGTAACTACTTTATTACTGTTTTCTCCAATTATTATATATATCTGTCAGGAAATTGAAATAAAACCAGAAACTTTTTTATTTCCTATGATTTTTGCAGCTAATATAGGTGGTACTGCTACTATGATAGGTGATCCTCCAAATATCTTAGTTGGTAGTGCTTCTGGAACAAGTTTTTTAAAATTTCTACTAGTTATGATTGTTCCTTCATTAATTTCTCTTTTTCTAACAATTTTGTATTTTTTATACACTCTTAAAGAACTCAAACTTGTAAAAAAAGATAAATTAAACATAGTTATGGAATCCGATCCTAAAAAAGCCATAGTTGATTATAATTTATTGAAAAAAGGACTATTAATTTTCGTACTAGTTATCGTTGGATTTTTCATACATGAATACCTCGATTATGAAGCTGCTCTTATAGCCTTAACTGGTAGTGCAGTAATGTTAATGATATCAAAAAAAGACTTTGATGAGATTTCAAGTGAAATAGAATGGGATACACTATTCTTCTTTGTAGGGCTTTTTGCAATTGTAAAGGCACTTGAAGATGTTCATGTTATTCAAGATATAACAAATTTAATATTTAATTTTACTTCACACCCCTATATTTTAATATTAATTGTACTTTGGGGGTCAGGCATATTAGCAGCATTTATGGGGGCTGTACCAGTTGTAACTATTTTCATACCTATTGCAAAAGCACTAGTTGGAACTTTTCCTAATAGCGATCTTCTATGGTGGGCCCTAGCTTTAGGGGCAAGCTTTGGTGGTAATGGTACTATTAGTGGTGCTGCATCAAATATGGTTATAGTTGGAATGATAGAAAACAATTTTAATAGAAAAATAAAATTTGCTAAATTTATGAAACTCGGTATGAAAATTGCAACATTAGGACTATTAGTATCATCACTTTATCTATATCTTTTGTTAAAATTATAA
- the hcp gene encoding hydroxylamine reductase codes for MFCFQCSEASKGIGCTTIGVCGKKPEVATLQDMLIWVTKGLSYWSLKAKDLGIKDDEANLFVAEALFATITNVNFSAERISKFIDRAIELRDRVREKFLKSYEEKYGKKFNEDIPEAADWFENGGKDVYLKKGEQVGVLSEENEDVRSLKEFLIYGLKGIAAYADHAYILKYTKDEILYFIEKGLVETLRKDITADELQSLVLEAGKYAVEVMALLDQANTSTFGHPEITEVYTGTYNAPAILVSGHDLLDLEELLKQTEGTGIMVYTHGEMLPAHAYPKLKKYKHLAGNFGSAWWKQTEEFEEFGGAILMTTNCLVPPKDSYKDRVFTTGLVGFDGVSHIPNRVDGQPKDFTPVIKKALELGPIPERKGKKIIIGFARNQVEKVLDSVLKAVNEGKIKKFFVMAGCDGRLRAREYYTEFALKLPKDTVILTAGCAKYRYNMLDLGDIDGIPRVLDAGQCNDSYSLAVTALKLKEILNVDDINELPIEYNIAWYEQKAVAVLLALLYLGVRKIKLGPVLPAFLSKNVLNVVVEKFNISTISTVEDDMKQMLA; via the coding sequence ATGTTTTGTTTTCAATGTTCTGAAGCATCAAAGGGTATAGGTTGTACAACAATTGGTGTATGTGGCAAAAAACCAGAAGTCGCTACACTACAAGATATGTTAATTTGGGTTACTAAGGGTCTTTCATATTGGAGCCTTAAAGCAAAAGATTTAGGCATAAAAGATGACGAGGCAAATCTATTTGTTGCTGAAGCATTATTTGCAACAATTACTAATGTTAACTTTTCAGCAGAGAGAATTTCAAAATTTATTGACAGGGCAATTGAGCTTAGAGACAGAGTTAGAGAGAAGTTTTTAAAATCATATGAAGAAAAATATGGAAAGAAGTTTAACGAAGATATTCCAGAGGCTGCTGATTGGTTTGAAAATGGTGGAAAAGATGTTTATCTTAAAAAAGGAGAGCAAGTTGGAGTTTTATCAGAAGAAAATGAAGATGTAAGGTCGTTAAAAGAGTTTTTAATTTATGGATTAAAAGGCATAGCAGCATATGCAGATCATGCATATATATTAAAATACACTAAAGATGAGATTTTGTATTTCATTGAAAAAGGTCTAGTAGAAACATTAAGAAAGGATATTACTGCTGATGAATTGCAATCGCTTGTTTTGGAAGCTGGAAAATATGCAGTTGAAGTTATGGCATTACTTGATCAAGCAAATACCTCAACTTTTGGGCATCCTGAAATTACAGAAGTGTATACTGGAACATATAATGCACCTGCAATTTTAGTTAGTGGACATGATTTACTTGACCTTGAAGAATTACTCAAACAAACTGAAGGAACAGGTATAATGGTTTATACGCATGGAGAAATGCTTCCTGCACATGCATATCCTAAGCTAAAAAAATATAAACATCTTGCTGGAAATTTTGGTAGTGCATGGTGGAAACAAACAGAAGAATTTGAAGAATTTGGTGGAGCAATTTTAATGACTACAAATTGCTTGGTACCACCAAAAGATAGTTATAAAGATAGAGTATTTACAACGGGACTAGTTGGCTTTGATGGAGTATCTCATATTCCAAATAGAGTTGATGGACAACCAAAAGATTTTACGCCTGTAATAAAAAAAGCTCTTGAACTAGGACCAATACCAGAGAGAAAAGGGAAGAAAATTATTATAGGTTTTGCAAGAAATCAGGTAGAGAAGGTATTAGATTCAGTTTTAAAAGCTGTAAACGAAGGAAAAATAAAAAAATTCTTTGTAATGGCAGGTTGTGATGGAAGATTGAGAGCAAGAGAATATTACACAGAATTTGCACTAAAATTACCAAAAGATACTGTCATTCTTACAGCAGGATGTGCAAAGTATAGATATAACATGCTTGATTTAGGAGATATTGATGGAATTCCTAGAGTTTTGGACGCAGGACAATGTAACGATTCATACTCTTTAGCGGTTACTGCATTAAAACTTAAGGAAATATTAAATGTAGATGATATTAACGAACTTCCAATAGAATATAACATTGCTTGGTATGAGCAAAAAGCTGTAGCAGTTTTACTCGCACTACTTTATCTTGGAGTTAGAAAGATAAAACTTGGACCAGTACTTCCCGCATTTCTTTCCAAAAATGTTTTGAATGTTGTTGTAGAAAAATTCAATATTTCAACAATTTCAACTGTTGAAGATGATATGAAACAAATGCTTGCATAA
- the nadX gene encoding aspartate dehydrogenase, whose protein sequence is MKPLFLGFGNAANVILKELEGYIQDFYYFDEKNVASSNGKKLEKFLIPNDCSFVVECASVEAVKEYYRDIIISNKDFYILSTGAFADENFRNEFFRLLKNSTSKIYIPSGAIGGIDVINAIKEYIEKVVLRTRKPPKAFSRDDKEKVLIFSGDSIEAIKRFPKNTNVSVTLALSVGDFRKVHVEIYSDPKVEKNIHEVEVVSSVGNYKFIFSNNPSNNPKTSLLAPLSLAALIKKNFENVKIGG, encoded by the coding sequence ATGAAGCCATTATTTCTAGGATTTGGAAATGCAGCAAATGTTATTTTAAAAGAGCTGGAAGGTTATATTCAAGATTTTTATTACTTTGATGAGAAAAATGTCGCAAGTTCTAATGGGAAAAAACTTGAAAAATTTTTAATTCCAAATGATTGTTCATTTGTAGTTGAATGTGCATCTGTTGAGGCGGTAAAAGAATATTATAGAGACATAATTATTTCAAATAAGGACTTTTACATTTTGAGTACAGGTGCTTTTGCTGATGAAAATTTTAGGAATGAATTTTTTAGATTGTTAAAAAATTCAACTTCTAAGATTTATATTCCTTCTGGAGCAATAGGTGGAATAGATGTAATTAATGCAATAAAGGAATATATTGAAAAGGTTGTTTTAAGAACTCGCAAACCTCCTAAAGCTTTTTCAAGGGACGATAAAGAAAAGGTGTTAATTTTTAGTGGAGATAGTATAGAGGCAATTAAGAGATTTCCAAAAAATACAAATGTTTCTGTTACCCTTGCCCTTTCTGTGGGAGATTTTAGAAAAGTTCATGTTGAAATTTATTCTGATCCAAAAGTAGAAAAGAATATTCATGAAGTTGAAGTTGTATCAAGTGTTGGGAATTATAAATTTATTTTTTCAAATAATCCTTCAAATAATCCAAAAACAAGTTTATTAGCTCCATTATCTCTTGCAGCATTAATAAAGAAAAATTTTGAAAATGTTAAGATAGGAGGATAG
- the nadA gene encoding quinolinate synthase NadA, giving the protein MQEKIRKLAKEKGYTILAHNYQIKEIQEIADHLGDSLQLARLATKLNAEKILFLGVDFMAETIKMLNPEKKVIVPVKAATCPMANSLDPEMIIEAKKKYNAPFVIYVNSTMKSKMYADVACTSANAVEIVKKLNSDVVLFGPDKNLAAYVARKTGKKVIPVPGETGYCYVHNYIKIDDVLKLKQKYPDAKVISHPEVPEEIQKVSDYIGSTSQMEKIPGEIEDKKFIIVTEKDMVNKLKNKYKEKEFIPVDTAICNNMKKNTLKNVLKALENEEFEIEIDKEIADKAVLPIKKMFELMEA; this is encoded by the coding sequence ATACAGGAAAAGATCAGAAAGCTTGCAAAAGAAAAAGGTTATACGATTTTGGCACATAACTATCAAATAAAAGAAATACAAGAAATTGCAGATCACTTAGGTGATTCATTGCAGCTTGCAAGACTTGCAACTAAACTTAATGCTGAAAAAATTTTGTTTTTGGGTGTAGATTTTATGGCAGAAACTATAAAAATGTTAAATCCTGAGAAAAAAGTTATAGTTCCAGTGAAAGCAGCAACTTGTCCTATGGCAAATTCTTTGGACCCAGAAATGATTATTGAAGCTAAGAAAAAATATAACGCGCCATTTGTTATATATGTAAATAGTACGATGAAATCAAAAATGTATGCAGACGTTGCATGTACTTCTGCTAATGCAGTAGAGATAGTTAAAAAATTAAATAGCGATGTAGTTCTTTTTGGACCTGACAAAAATCTTGCAGCATATGTAGCCCGAAAAACTGGTAAAAAAGTTATTCCTGTGCCTGGAGAAACTGGCTACTGTTATGTGCATAATTATATAAAGATTGATGATGTTTTAAAATTAAAACAGAAGTATCCAGATGCCAAGGTAATTTCACATCCGGAGGTTCCTGAAGAAATTCAAAAAGTATCTGATTATATAGGTAGTACTTCTCAAATGGAAAAAATTCCTGGAGAAATTGAAGATAAAAAATTCATAATTGTTACAGAAAAAGATATGGTTAATAAATTAAAAAATAAGTATAAAGAAAAAGAATTTATACCAGTAGATACAGCTATTTGCAATAACATGAAGAAAAATACACTCAAAAATGTTTTAAAAGCTTTGGAAAATGAGGAGTTTGAAATAGAAATTGATAAAGAAATTGCAGATAAGGCAGTCTTGCCTATTAAAAAGATGTTTGAGCTAATGGAGGCATAA
- the nadC gene encoding carboxylating nicotinate-nucleotide diphosphorylase, giving the protein MVEKIIEWIRKDEGLIDFSAYPLKGKVAKSIIILKDSAVLSGLELVKEVFKRFNIEFETKYEDGMYVNKNSIIFTLMGDAYYLLVIERSVLNLLSLMSAVATKVAKLSKKAKEYNIVIAATRKTIPFVGDLQKIAVLHGGGNTHRLNLSDTVMIKDNHKKIYKSIRKAVEAVKVIKPFTSKIEVEVEDFEELRECLDLEVDIIMLDNFSPEDIKEAIKIIKEKRKDIIIEVSGGINEKNLDEYLIKGVDVISIGKLTSEVQYVDFSMEVID; this is encoded by the coding sequence ATGGTAGAAAAGATTATTGAATGGATAAGAAAGGATGAAGGCCTTATTGATTTTTCAGCTTATCCTTTAAAAGGGAAAGTTGCAAAATCTATTATAATTTTAAAAGATTCCGCGGTTTTATCTGGGCTTGAACTTGTAAAAGAAGTTTTTAAAAGATTTAATATAGAATTTGAAACAAAATATGAAGATGGAATGTATGTAAATAAAAATAGTATAATTTTTACGTTAATGGGAGATGCATATTACTTATTGGTAATTGAGAGAAGTGTACTAAATCTTCTTTCACTTATGAGTGCTGTTGCAACAAAAGTAGCTAAGCTGTCTAAAAAAGCAAAAGAATATAATATTGTGATTGCTGCTACAAGGAAAACTATACCTTTTGTTGGAGATCTGCAAAAGATTGCAGTTTTACATGGAGGAGGTAATACTCACAGATTGAATCTTTCTGATACTGTAATGATAAAAGATAATCATAAGAAGATATATAAAAGTATAAGGAAGGCTGTAGAAGCCGTAAAAGTTATAAAACCCTTTACATCAAAAATAGAAGTAGAAGTAGAAGATTTTGAAGAATTGAGAGAATGTCTTGATTTAGAAGTAGATATTATTATGCTTGATAACTTCTCGCCAGAAGACATAAAAGAAGCTATTAAAATTATTAAAGAAAAAAGGAAGGATATAATAATAGAAGTTTCTGGTGGAATTAACGAGAAAAATCTTGATGAATATTTAATAAAGGGCGTTGATGTTATCTCAATAGGAAAATTAACCAGTGAAGTTCAATATGTTGATTTTTCCATGGAAGTCATTGATTAA